In a genomic window of Nitrososphaerota archaeon:
- a CDS encoding cation transporter, whose amino-acid sequence MRIGTGIRVEYLSTAWMTVEAAGSIAFGLMAGSLALLAFGGDSVIELISGLAVLAYLRKDSSGTEMHGSSRTAQVTSALLFALIPTIGLGATYSYLAGLRPEASPLGITVGIGAVIMMPYLWLQKSRIGRETRSLPLSMDAIESVTCFFMSIALLGGLVVEYLTGLWWVDYVATGVILAFVAREAVESYHELHAE is encoded by the coding sequence ATGAGGATCGGAACTGGGATTAGGGTCGAATATCTGAGCACAGCGTGGATGACGGTCGAGGCCGCAGGTTCCATCGCATTTGGTCTCATGGCTGGTAGCCTAGCTCTCCTAGCATTCGGTGGCGACAGCGTGATTGAACTAATATCTGGTTTGGCCGTGCTTGCTTATCTGCGAAAGGATTCGAGCGGCACGGAAATGCATGGAAGCAGCCGAACCGCACAGGTCACGAGTGCCCTTCTCTTCGCGCTGATTCCAACGATCGGACTCGGGGCCACCTACTCATATCTTGCAGGACTCAGGCCGGAAGCCTCTCCACTCGGCATAACAGTGGGCATAGGAGCTGTCATCATGATGCCCTATCTTTGGCTTCAGAAAAGCAGGATAGGCAGGGAGACGCGGTCTCTACCTCTTTCGATGGACGCGATAGAATCAGTCACATGCTTCTTCATGTCCATAGCCCTCCTCGGCGGCTTGGTCGTTGAATACCTCACAGGGCTCTGGTGGGTCGACTATGTCGCCACTGGGGTGATACTAGCCTTCGTGGCGAGAGAAGCTGTCGAATCATATCACGAACTGCACGCAGAGTAA